The Salegentibacter mishustinae genomic interval TTAGTAATCTAACTGCATTTTGGAAAAGATTGGTTTCTAAGCCCAAAAGTTTACCTCAATCCTCAAATTCAAGTATAAGTAGTATTCTAGAGGATGAGAAGAAGATATCCCCTAATCAAATTATAAAAACCGTTCTCTCCAGGAAATTAGAATTGCCCCTTGATTCGACAAAACTTTCTATCGCTCTGGAAAAATGTAATAAAATTTTCCATGAAGATTATCCCTTTGATTTTATCCTTGAGTATGAAGGGAGGCGATTAGGTATGATATTGCTCGACCGATGTTATAACGCCAAAAATGAAGAGAAACTTATTTATAGGTTTAATTCTAATTTAAAGAGTTTCGAAGGTTTGTTTTGATCTTTAACACCGGTATTTTTTATTTCTTCTTTAAAGGAACAAACTCCCTTTGCGGTAAAGTGTTTTTTCAAAACTAATGGGATACTTTTAAATTTTGTGTGGATATTATGCACGGTTAAGTCCAAAAATCTACACAATTATACTTAATTCTTCTCCCTAATTCACTAATAGGGCAATTAAAAATTATTCGCATTAAGCCTATATTTACTACGTCTCCATTTATATAAGATAAGGCTTAATCTTCTTGGCATAATATTGACTATAACTTACCACATCAATCCATAAGTATTCTCCTACAATTTTTATAAAAAATTGATTTTTAGGACTTAAGAATGCTCTTAGACGATTGAAATAATTGTTTTATCGATTTTAATAATTAGTTTCGCGGCAAAATTATTGGCCAGAAAAAATATAGTTGAATGCCTCTATCCCTACACTCATATGAAATTATTTTTTCCAGTACTTTTTGTATTAACGTCTCTGCCATGCCAAAGTCAGAAGATACTAATGCAAAGCTTCAAAAATAGAAATCTAACCTCCTCAATTAATTTGTCCGGAAGTTATAGCTCTAATCTAGAAGGAAGATTCTCCTATTCCAAGAGCCAGGTTTATTCATCTTACAGGGATATGTATCAGGCTATAAAAGGTTTTTTAAGCAAAACCAGATGGTCTCAGGTACTCAACTTTTCTAAAGCCCTTGCAGGACTAAGAAAAATTTCATCTATAAAAATTAATTGCTTTGGCAAAATGCCTACCGCGGCTTATGGAGCAGATTCAAAAAAATGCCGATTCGTTATCCATAATTACGACATCACACAGACTAAAATTTATACATCTTAAATCTAATATTATATTCTAATGAAAACATTTGATTACATATTACTTTTTACAAAATCTCCCCGTTCACCGAACAAAAACTTTACTCTTTTAGCAGGAAATTTTAATACAAACAATGCAGTTTTAACTGCCTATAATTAACAAAAGAAAGAATTAAATCTAAATTATAAATAATGAAAAAATTCCATTTTATATTACTTTTAGCAATATTCGCTTGTTCTCCAGATAACGATGAGGCTATTGTAGAGCAACAATCTACATCTTCTGACACTCCGGAATCTATGAATTTAGAATCTGGGCCAGCTTTAAATAGAGATTCAGGTAATTTAATTTACAAAGAAACCTTTGAAAATCCTGAACTTTATAATAACCCACAAGCAGGTGATTTTTACCTTGAACACGCTGAAAACCATAGCTTCAGCATCGAGGAAAATATTGTAAAAGAAGGCTCGCAAGCAGGTAGATTTGAAATTAAAAAAAGTGATTCTAAAATTTGGGGCGGCCATAGAACTGAAATGTCCCAGGCACAAAATACAGCACGTGCAGAAGGATGGTATGGTTTTTCACAATATTTCCCGGCATCCTATACCTCAGGCTCTACAGGCGAGGTAATTGGGCAATGGCATGACCAGGCAGATGACGGGGAACATGTAGATAGAAGTCCTTCAAATACATTACTTACCGGTGATGGTAGAATTAAATGGATGGCCAGATGGGATGCTGATAAGATTATGGACAGTGGTTACTCTGATGGCCTGGAATATATCGATCTGGGAGCTATTCCAAAAAACGAATGGATTGATTGGGTAGTGCATATCAAATACTCTCACACCAATACCGGAATATTAGAAGTATGGATGAATGGTGAAAAGGTTATCGACAGGCAAAATATGCCTAATTCTTATAATGATGATGCGTATCCATATTTTAAATTTGGTGTTTACAAATGGAACTGGGGAAGCGATTCTTCTCAAAAAGTAATTTATTATGATGAAGTTAGAATCGGTACGGAAAATAGTAGTTATGATGAGGTGAAACCTAGAGGTTCGGAAGAAGTAGCCCCACCAGAATCTAAGATTAA includes:
- a CDS encoding heparin lyase I family protein; translation: MKKFHFILLLAIFACSPDNDEAIVEQQSTSSDTPESMNLESGPALNRDSGNLIYKETFENPELYNNPQAGDFYLEHAENHSFSIEENIVKEGSQAGRFEIKKSDSKIWGGHRTEMSQAQNTARAEGWYGFSQYFPASYTSGSTGEVIGQWHDQADDGEHVDRSPSNTLLTGDGRIKWMARWDADKIMDSGYSDGLEYIDLGAIPKNEWIDWVVHIKYSHTNTGILEVWMNGEKVIDRQNMPNSYNDDAYPYFKFGVYKWNWGSDSSQKVIYYDEVRIGTENSSYDEVKPRGSEEVAPPESKINMMVNSYTVSCVGEMEGTCLLVQEGDMIGTDNWENFYFSNSIEGFSYEPGFVYGLEVKKTELENPPLGGSSIKYELVEIVSKEAQ